The nucleotide sequence TCGCAGTTGCCGCCATGCTCGCGCGGCGGCACGGTGCGCGCGCCCTCGGCCGCGGCCTTGGCACGGGCCTCGCCGGTCATCTTGCCCATGTGGGCGGTGCCCGCGAACGGCGGATTGGCCAGGCCCGGCACGCGATCGGGGTCGGTGGCGATCAGCGCCTTCTCGCGCTCGTTCCACATGTCGAGCATGGGCTTGTCGGGCAGGCAGCCGATCAGGCCCGGATGGATCAGGCCCGCGAAGTTCACGCCGGGGATGTGGCGCGAACTCGTGAACATGCCCTTGAAGTCCCAGATCGATTTCTGCGCCTCGGGAAAATGATCGGTGAGAAAGCCGCCACCGTTCTTCTTCGAGAAAAATCCGTTGAAGCCCCAGAGGCTGTCCTGCTTGGCGCCGATGTCGAGAAGATCGACCACCAGCAGGTCGCCGGGTTCGGCACCCTTCACGCCCACGGGGCCCGAGAGGTAGTGCACGGTGCTGAGATCGATGTCGCGCACGTCGTCGGCGCTGTCGTTGTTCTTGATGAAGCCGCCGGTCCAGTCGAAGGTCTCGAGAATGAAGTCGTCGCCGGGATTGACCCAGCAGGCCATCGGAATGTCCGGGTGCCAGCGGTTGTGGATCATCTCGTTCTCGGTGGGCGACTTGGTCAGATCGACCTTGATCAGCGTGTCCGTCATTTGCAGTGGCTCCTGGTTGGGGTTGTGGTTAAACAGAGAGATAGGCCTTGATGCGCTCGACATCGGTCTTGTCGCGCGCGGTCTCGTGCACGAGGCGCCCGCCTTCGATCACGAACAGGCGGTCGGCGACATCCATGGCAAAACTCAGCACCTGCTCCGACACGACGATGGTCAGACCGCGCAGCTTTCGGATCTCGTTGAGCGCCTTGGCGATGTCCTTGATGATCGAAGGCTGGATACCCTCGGTGGGCTCGTCGAGCAGCAGCACCTTGGGATCGGTGACGAGGGCACGCGCGATGGCCAGCTGTTGCTGCTGCCCGCCCGAGAGGTTGCCGCCCTTGCGCCGGCGCATGTCCCACAGCACGGGGAAGAGCGCGTAGATCTCCTCGGGGATGCGGCGGGTCTTGGAGTTCTCGAGGCCGGTCTCGATGTTCTCCTCGACGGTCAGGGTCGGGAAGATCATGCGACCCTGGGGCACGTAGGCGATGCCCTTGGCGACGCGCCTGAAACTCTCGTCGCGCGAGACATCCTGTCCCGCCACCTCGATGCGGCCGCTCTTCAAGGGGAGCACGCCCATGAGGCTCTTGAACAGCGTGGTCTTGCCCATGCCGTTTCTGCCCATGATGGCGACGGTCTCGTTGGCCATGC is from Variovorax paradoxus and encodes:
- a CDS encoding acetamidase/formamidase family protein, with translation MTDTLIKVDLTKSPTENEMIHNRWHPDIPMACWVNPGDDFILETFDWTGGFIKNNDSADDVRDIDLSTVHYLSGPVGVKGAEPGDLLVVDLLDIGAKQDSLWGFNGFFSKKNGGGFLTDHFPEAQKSIWDFKGMFTSSRHIPGVNFAGLIHPGLIGCLPDKPMLDMWNEREKALIATDPDRVPGLANPPFAGTAHMGKMTGEARAKAAAEGARTVPPREHGGNCDIKDLSRGSKVFFPVYVDGAGLSVGDLHFSQGDGEITFCGAIEMAGWVHMKVSLIKGGMAKYGIKNPIFKPSPITPQYNDYLIFEGISVDESGKQHYLDVNVAYRQACLNAIEYLKKFGYSGAQAYSILGTAPVQGHISGVVDVPNSCATLWLPTGIFDFDINPNAAGPVKMIDGSIDMPLSPDLR
- the urtE gene encoding urea ABC transporter ATP-binding subunit UrtE; the protein is MSNINLKVENLHVAYGQSEALHGISFEGMANETVAIMGRNGMGKTTLFKSLMGVLPLKSGRIEVAGQDVSRDESFRRVAKGIAYVPQGRMIFPTLTVEENIETGLENSKTRRIPEEIYALFPVLWDMRRRKGGNLSGGQQQQLAIARALVTDPKVLLLDEPTEGIQPSIIKDIAKALNEIRKLRGLTIVVSEQVLSFAMDVADRLFVIEGGRLVHETARDKTDVERIKAYLSV